One Tessaracoccus lacteus DNA window includes the following coding sequences:
- the thrB gene encoding homoserine kinase gives MRLRVRVPATTANLGSGFDCVGMAFDWCDELTLETFDDGRLEVVVTGEGAGDVPLDERHLVVSSILLGLEAFGAARPGLRLTCHNTIPHSRGLGSSASAIVAGLAAAWGIARPGVDLDRAAITRLGTEVEGHPDNVGAAAWGGAILAWARDDRVSLVQLPLPGGFRAIVYVPDFECGTSEARAVLPETVARGDAVAQAITAAALPLALTVRPDLLFDATFDRLHQQYRAPLMPQSFDLMTGLRAVGVPAAISGAGPTVIAVGLPDQLAAAEGVAADGFAVHRLAPGGGVQLLA, from the coding sequence GTGCGGCTGCGCGTCCGGGTCCCCGCCACGACCGCAAACCTCGGCTCCGGCTTCGACTGCGTCGGGATGGCCTTCGACTGGTGCGACGAGCTCACGCTCGAGACCTTCGACGACGGCCGCCTCGAGGTGGTCGTGACGGGGGAGGGTGCGGGGGACGTGCCGCTCGACGAGCGGCACCTGGTGGTCTCGTCGATCCTCCTCGGCCTTGAGGCGTTTGGCGCCGCGCGGCCTGGCCTCCGGCTGACCTGCCACAACACGATCCCGCACTCCCGCGGACTCGGCTCGTCTGCCTCCGCGATCGTCGCGGGTCTGGCGGCGGCCTGGGGCATCGCCCGCCCCGGCGTCGACCTGGACCGGGCCGCCATCACCCGCCTGGGCACCGAGGTCGAGGGGCATCCCGACAACGTCGGGGCCGCGGCCTGGGGAGGGGCGATCCTCGCCTGGGCACGCGACGACAGGGTCTCGCTCGTGCAGCTTCCTCTCCCAGGGGGCTTCCGTGCGATCGTGTACGTGCCGGACTTCGAGTGCGGCACCAGCGAGGCGCGCGCCGTCCTGCCCGAAACGGTGGCCCGTGGCGACGCCGTCGCCCAGGCCATCACCGCTGCCGCGCTGCCCCTTGCGCTGACCGTGCGGCCCGACCTGCTCTTCGACGCGACGTTCGACCGGCTGCACCAGCAGTACCGCGCGCCGCTGATGCCTCAGTCCTTCGACCTCATGACCGGCCTGCGTGCCGTCGGCGTGCCCGCCGCCATCTCGGGGGCCGGGCCGACGGTGATCGCCGTCGGCCTGCCCGACCAGCTCGCGGCCGCCGAGGGCGTTGCCGCGGACGGGTTCGCGGTGCACAGGCTGGCCCCCGGCGGCGGGGTCCAGCTGTTGGCCTGA
- a CDS encoding homoserine dehydrogenase: MSKPLKVALLGAGVVGSQVARIILNEQDTLEQRIGRRLELVGIGVRNLDVPREGIDPALLTTDLEGLVSRGDLDVVVELIGGIEPAHALVQTAIEHGASVVTANKALLADELGPLSRAAQEKGVDLYYEAAVAGAIPIIRPLRESLVGDEITEVMGIVNGTTNYILDKMVTDHLSFDEALAEAQALGYAEADPTADVEGHDAAAKAAILAGLAFHTEVTRDEVFCEGITGITEAEIAAADQLGCTVKLLATAKLTSDAGSVIVKVHPAMVSRKHPLAAVSGARNAIFVNSREAGELMFVGAGAGGAPTASAVMGDVVTVARNRRRGTAGHVGAAYTHRPVAPIGESTAQFYVSFEVVDRPGVLARCAAVFGSHGVSLRVVQQSYLDDESSAEEHPARLGIMTHATQEARLSQVLSELREADFVGSQVRMMRVEGF, translated from the coding sequence GTGAGCAAGCCCCTCAAGGTCGCCCTCCTCGGAGCCGGCGTGGTCGGGTCGCAGGTGGCCCGCATCATCCTCAACGAGCAGGACACGCTCGAGCAGCGCATCGGGCGCAGGCTGGAGCTGGTCGGCATCGGTGTGCGCAACCTGGATGTGCCCCGCGAGGGCATCGACCCCGCGCTGCTGACCACCGATCTGGAGGGCCTGGTGAGCCGCGGCGACCTCGACGTCGTCGTCGAACTGATCGGCGGCATCGAGCCTGCGCACGCGCTCGTCCAGACAGCCATCGAGCACGGCGCATCCGTTGTCACCGCCAACAAGGCCCTGCTGGCCGACGAGCTCGGCCCGCTGTCGCGCGCCGCGCAGGAGAAGGGCGTCGACCTCTACTACGAGGCCGCCGTGGCCGGAGCCATCCCCATCATCCGACCGCTGCGCGAGTCGCTGGTCGGCGACGAGATCACCGAGGTCATGGGCATCGTCAACGGCACGACGAACTACATCCTCGACAAGATGGTCACCGACCACCTCAGCTTCGACGAGGCCCTCGCCGAGGCCCAGGCGCTCGGGTACGCCGAGGCCGACCCAACCGCCGACGTCGAGGGACACGACGCGGCGGCCAAGGCCGCGATCCTCGCCGGGCTGGCGTTCCACACCGAGGTCACCCGCGACGAGGTGTTCTGCGAGGGCATCACCGGCATCACCGAGGCGGAGATCGCCGCGGCTGACCAGCTGGGCTGCACTGTCAAGCTGCTGGCGACCGCGAAGCTGACGTCCGACGCCGGCAGCGTCATCGTCAAGGTGCACCCCGCGATGGTCTCCCGCAAGCACCCGCTCGCAGCCGTCTCCGGTGCCCGCAACGCCATCTTCGTCAACTCCAGGGAGGCGGGAGAGCTGATGTTCGTCGGCGCCGGCGCCGGCGGTGCCCCCACGGCCAGCGCGGTGATGGGTGACGTGGTCACCGTCGCCCGCAACCGCCGACGCGGGACCGCCGGGCACGTCGGTGCCGCGTACACGCACCGCCCCGTCGCGCCGATCGGCGAGTCGACCGCGCAGTTCTACGTCTCGTTCGAGGTCGTCGACCGGCCCGGCGTGCTCGCCCGCTGCGCAGCGGTGTTCGGCTCGCACGGCGTGTCGCTACGCGTCGTCCAGCAGAGCTACCTGGACGACGAGTCGTCGGCCGAGGAGCATCCCGCCCGGCTCGGCATCATGACGCACGCCACGCAGGAGGCCCGTCTGAGCCAGGTGCTGTCCGAACTGCGCGAGGCCGACTTCGTCGGGTCGCAGGTGCGCATGATGCGGGTCGAGGGCTTCTGA
- the prfA gene encoding peptide chain release factor 1 has protein sequence MFDNAQPLIDEFRDLETQLADPQLHADLARSRRVGRRYAALRPIVEGIEEFRRLSDDREAAAELAADDSSFADELVDLDAQLERATEKLTRLLAPRDPNDDADALVEIKSGEGGEESALFAGDLLKMYTRYAEHVGWKVEVLDSQDTDLGGYKSVTVAVKAGSGAEFAPYGRLKFEGGVHRVQRVPVTESQGRIHTSAAGVLVMPDVEADEVEINDDDLRIDVYRSSGPGGQGVNTTDSAVRITHLPTGTVVSCQNERSQLQNRESAMRMLRARLIQLAEAEAAAAASDARKSQVRTVDRSERIRTYNFPENRITDHRIGYKAHNLDQVLDGSIGTLLDALAEQDLAERLAEVGA, from the coding sequence ATGTTCGACAACGCCCAGCCTCTGATCGACGAGTTCCGCGACCTGGAGACCCAGCTCGCGGACCCGCAGCTGCACGCAGACCTCGCGCGCTCGCGCAGGGTGGGGCGGAGATACGCCGCGCTGCGTCCGATCGTCGAGGGGATCGAGGAGTTCCGCAGGCTGAGCGACGACCGCGAGGCCGCAGCCGAACTGGCCGCCGACGACTCCTCCTTCGCCGACGAGTTGGTCGACCTCGACGCCCAGCTGGAGCGCGCGACGGAGAAGCTCACCCGGCTGCTCGCGCCGCGCGACCCCAACGACGATGCCGACGCGCTGGTGGAGATCAAGTCGGGCGAGGGTGGAGAGGAGTCCGCGCTGTTCGCCGGCGACCTCCTGAAGATGTACACCCGCTACGCGGAACATGTCGGCTGGAAGGTCGAGGTCCTCGACTCTCAGGACACGGACCTCGGCGGTTACAAGTCCGTCACCGTCGCAGTGAAGGCCGGCTCCGGAGCCGAGTTCGCACCCTACGGGCGCCTCAAATTCGAGGGCGGCGTGCACCGGGTGCAGCGGGTGCCCGTCACCGAGTCGCAGGGTCGCATCCACACGTCGGCCGCCGGCGTGCTGGTCATGCCGGACGTCGAGGCGGATGAGGTCGAGATCAACGACGACGACCTCCGCATCGACGTCTACCGCTCCTCCGGGCCGGGCGGGCAGGGCGTCAACACCACCGACTCCGCCGTGCGCATCACGCACCTGCCGACCGGCACGGTGGTCAGCTGCCAGAACGAGCGTTCGCAGCTCCAGAATCGCGAGTCGGCCATGCGCATGCTCCGAGCACGTCTGATCCAGCTCGCCGAGGCCGAGGCCGCGGCGGCCGCCTCGGACGCCCGCAAGTCGCAGGTCCGCACGGTGGACCGCTCGGAGCGCATCCGCACCTACAACTTCCCCGAGAACCGCATCACCGACCACCGCATCGGTTACAAGGCGCACAATCTCGACCAGGTGCTCGACGGGTCGATCGGGACGCTGCTCGACGCGCTGGCCGAGCAGGACCTCGCCGAACGGCTGGCCGAGGTGGGCGCGTGA
- a CDS encoding F0F1 ATP synthase subunit delta has protein sequence MKAGDAVIAQLDAQVDGIDTDAVTSDELFAVVDLLDGNVMLRRSLSDPSAAESSRVELASRIFRGKVAPATLEVLSAFSAAEFESGAAFVEALEREGVRLKLKAARSDGTLDTVTSDLFQALSVVRDHPELAVALRNPSYGAAEKRELLERLFGGRISPVAQALLDRAVRPNLAAFVPTVGGFLRAAAELAGLTIARVTVARPLDESRTARLKAALEKSAGKPLSLQVHVDPSVIGGVNVAIGDDVIESTVAARLEDARRQLVNL, from the coding sequence ATGAAGGCCGGCGACGCTGTCATCGCGCAGCTCGACGCTCAGGTCGACGGCATCGACACCGATGCCGTCACCTCCGACGAGCTGTTCGCGGTCGTCGACCTGCTCGACGGCAACGTGATGCTGCGTCGGTCGCTGTCGGACCCGTCCGCGGCGGAGAGCTCGCGCGTCGAGCTCGCTTCCCGGATCTTCCGCGGGAAGGTCGCCCCGGCCACCCTCGAGGTGCTCAGCGCCTTCTCGGCCGCAGAGTTCGAGAGCGGTGCGGCGTTCGTCGAGGCACTCGAGCGCGAGGGGGTCCGGCTGAAGCTGAAGGCCGCCAGGAGCGACGGGACGCTCGACACCGTGACCAGCGACCTGTTCCAGGCGCTGAGCGTGGTGCGTGACCACCCGGAGCTAGCGGTGGCGCTGCGCAACCCGTCGTACGGCGCGGCCGAGAAGCGTGAGCTGCTCGAACGCCTCTTTGGCGGGAGGATCAGCCCCGTGGCCCAGGCGCTCCTCGACCGGGCGGTCCGGCCGAACCTGGCGGCCTTCGTGCCCACCGTAGGCGGGTTCCTCCGCGCGGCGGCCGAACTCGCCGGTCTCACCATCGCCCGCGTCACCGTCGCCCGCCCGCTCGACGAGTCCCGAACGGCCCGCCTGAAGGCCGCACTCGAGAAGTCCGCCGGCAAGCCCCTGTCGCTGCAGGTGCACGTCGACCCCTCCGTCATCGGCGGGGTGAACGTGGCCATCGGCGACGACGTCATCGAATCCACTGTTGCTGCCCGGCTCGAAGACGCCCGCCGGCAACTCGTCAACCTGTGA
- the atpB gene encoding F0F1 ATP synthase subunit A, whose amino-acid sequence METDGGGYTPPGVEDFLWDSVWPGVLPDWMNKPFFQAVIGAALVIILWWIASRRLKTQPSKAQFAAEYIYEFIRNGVARDILHEDFRRFLPYLLGLFSFLLINNWFGEFFLFMYPTFSNVGYAYGLAILSWLVYVGAGFKKWGPGFLKKALIPDGVPAPLLIMVIPLEFLATFITRPVTLALRLFANLFAGHLVVLVFVVGGGFLLTYADNTFYNVAGGVSLAFSLIILLLELFIGALQAYIFTVLTAQYVSTSIAEAH is encoded by the coding sequence ATGGAGACCGACGGCGGCGGTTACACGCCACCCGGTGTCGAGGACTTCCTCTGGGACTCCGTCTGGCCGGGCGTGCTGCCTGACTGGATGAACAAGCCCTTCTTCCAGGCCGTCATCGGCGCTGCCCTGGTCATCATCCTCTGGTGGATCGCCTCGCGGCGCCTGAAGACACAGCCGTCGAAGGCGCAGTTCGCGGCGGAGTACATCTACGAGTTCATCCGCAACGGCGTGGCGCGCGACATCCTCCACGAGGACTTCCGCCGGTTCCTGCCGTACCTGCTCGGTCTGTTCTCGTTCCTGCTGATCAACAACTGGTTCGGCGAGTTCTTCCTGTTCATGTATCCGACGTTCTCGAACGTCGGATACGCCTACGGGCTCGCGATCCTGTCGTGGCTGGTCTATGTCGGAGCCGGCTTCAAGAAGTGGGGGCCCGGCTTCCTCAAGAAGGCGCTGATCCCCGACGGGGTGCCCGCCCCGCTGCTGATCATGGTGATCCCGCTGGAGTTCCTGGCGACGTTCATCACGAGGCCCGTCACGCTGGCCCTGCGTCTCTTCGCCAACCTGTTCGCCGGCCACCTGGTCGTCTTGGTGTTCGTGGTGGGCGGCGGGTTCCTGCTGACCTACGCCGACAACACGTTCTACAACGTCGCCGGCGGCGTCTCGCTCGCCTTCAGCCTCATCATCCTCCTGCTCGAGCTGTTCATCGGTGCGCTGCAGGCCTACATCTTCACGGTTCTCACCGCCCAGTACGTGTCGACCTCGATCGCCGAGGCGCACTGA
- the rpmE gene encoding 50S ribosomal protein L31 — protein MKQGIHPEYVETQVTCTCGNTFTTRSTLTKGVMNADVCAACHPFYTGKQKILDTGGRVARFQRRYAKKD, from the coding sequence ATGAAGCAGGGCATTCACCCTGAGTACGTGGAGACCCAGGTGACCTGCACCTGTGGCAACACGTTCACCACCCGCAGCACCCTGACGAAGGGCGTCATGAACGCCGACGTCTGCGCCGCGTGCCACCCGTTCTACACGGGTAAGCAGAAGATTCTCGACACCGGAGGCCGCGTCGCCCGCTTCCAGCGTCGTTACGCGAAGAAGGACTGA
- the rho gene encoding transcription termination factor Rho, giving the protein MKLVELKSVASSMGIKGVSGMRKGDLVGAIQAAGKGGAEHQRRASRPEPQQAELVSERAPQAEAPHKRQQAEQQEKRQEREPREQGEQQDRRQQQGDRPQEKRPQGDQQQTDGGGSRNNNRRRRNRDRQAQAETNEEVGELLDAALGGSQPKAAAQPAPEQRQSAPEPIAYDDDQGGSRRSRRRRNRDRNDRGGNNNNRRSRTGQGFDRMEAEPTIAEDDVLAAISGIVDILDNYAFVRTTGYLPGPADAYLSMSTVRRYGLRRGDVVTGAIRTPKEGERKEKFSPMVRLDTVNGDAPEKAKGRPEFAKLTPLYPQERLRLETVQTNLTGRIIDLVSPIGKGQRGLIVSPPKAGKTMIMQAIANAIAANNPEVHLMVVLVDERPEEVTDFQRTVSGEVIASTFDRPAEDHTTVSELAIERAKRLVELGHDVVVLLDGITRLGRAYNLAAPASGRILSGGVDSAALYPPKKFFGAARNIENGGSLTILATALIETGSKMDEVIFEEFKGTGNMELRLRRELADKRIFPAIDVDASGTRREDLLLGRDELNIIWKLRRALSGLDDQAALETLKSRMTKTHNNHDFLLSVLKTTPAQEG; this is encoded by the coding sequence ATGAAGCTGGTCGAGCTGAAGTCCGTCGCCTCCTCGATGGGCATCAAGGGCGTCTCGGGTATGCGCAAGGGCGACCTCGTCGGCGCGATCCAGGCCGCGGGCAAGGGCGGGGCGGAGCATCAGCGCCGCGCGTCCCGGCCGGAGCCCCAGCAGGCCGAGCTGGTGAGCGAACGCGCTCCGCAGGCGGAGGCGCCCCACAAGCGTCAGCAGGCCGAGCAGCAGGAGAAGCGCCAGGAGCGCGAGCCCCGCGAGCAGGGCGAGCAGCAGGACAGGCGCCAGCAGCAGGGCGACCGACCGCAGGAGAAGCGCCCCCAGGGCGACCAGCAGCAGACCGACGGCGGCGGCAGCCGCAACAACAACCGTCGTCGCCGCAACCGTGATCGCCAGGCTCAGGCCGAGACGAACGAGGAGGTCGGCGAGCTGCTCGACGCGGCGCTCGGCGGGTCCCAGCCGAAGGCGGCGGCCCAGCCGGCCCCCGAGCAGCGCCAGTCGGCGCCCGAGCCCATCGCCTACGACGACGACCAGGGTGGTTCGCGACGCAGCCGTCGTCGCCGCAACCGGGACCGCAACGACCGCGGCGGCAACAACAACAACCGCCGCTCGCGCACCGGCCAGGGCTTCGACCGGATGGAGGCAGAGCCGACCATCGCCGAGGACGACGTGCTCGCAGCCATCTCCGGCATCGTCGACATCCTCGACAACTACGCCTTCGTGCGCACCACCGGGTACCTGCCCGGCCCGGCCGACGCCTACCTCTCCATGTCGACCGTGCGCCGCTACGGACTGCGCCGCGGCGACGTGGTCACCGGCGCCATCCGCACCCCCAAGGAGGGGGAGCGCAAGGAGAAGTTCAGCCCGATGGTGCGACTCGACACCGTCAACGGTGACGCCCCCGAGAAGGCCAAGGGTCGTCCGGAGTTCGCCAAGCTGACGCCGCTGTACCCGCAGGAGCGGCTCCGCCTCGAGACGGTGCAGACGAACCTGACCGGCCGGATCATCGACCTGGTCTCGCCCATCGGCAAGGGCCAGCGCGGCCTGATCGTCTCCCCGCCCAAGGCCGGAAAGACCATGATCATGCAGGCGATCGCCAACGCGATCGCGGCCAACAACCCCGAGGTCCACCTGATGGTCGTCCTGGTCGACGAGCGACCCGAGGAGGTCACCGACTTCCAGCGCACCGTCTCGGGCGAGGTCATCGCGTCCACGTTCGACCGCCCGGCCGAGGACCACACGACGGTCTCCGAGCTGGCCATCGAGCGGGCGAAGCGGCTGGTCGAGCTCGGTCACGACGTCGTCGTCCTCCTCGACGGCATCACGCGGCTGGGCCGCGCCTACAACCTCGCGGCGCCCGCCTCCGGTCGCATCCTCTCGGGTGGCGTCGACTCCGCGGCCCTGTACCCGCCGAAGAAGTTCTTCGGCGCCGCGCGCAACATCGAGAACGGTGGCTCGCTGACCATCCTGGCCACCGCGCTCATCGAGACCGGGTCGAAGATGGACGAGGTGATCTTCGAGGAGTTCAAGGGCACGGGCAACATGGAGCTGAGGCTCCGCCGCGAGCTCGCCGACAAGCGCATCTTCCCGGCGATCGACGTCGACGCCTCCGGCACCCGCCGCGAGGACCTGCTGCTTGGACGCGACGAGCTGAACATCATCTGGAAGCTTCGGCGCGCCCTGTCCGGTCTCGACGATCAGGCGGCCCTCGAGACGCTGAAGTCGCGCATGACCAAGACGCACAACAACCACGACTTCCTGCTCAGCGTCCTCAAGACCACCCCGGCGCAGGAAGGCTGA
- the atpE gene encoding ATP synthase F0 subunit C: MSLLEIEITGSLNMIGYAIATIAPALGVAWIFASVINGTARQPEARGAMMSTAFIGFAVVEALAIIAIALAFVL; this comes from the coding sequence ATGTCCCTCCTCGAAATCGAAATCACCGGCAGCCTGAACATGATCGGCTACGCGATCGCGACCATCGCCCCGGCGCTGGGTGTTGCCTGGATCTTCGCCTCCGTCATCAACGGCACCGCCCGTCAGCCCGAGGCCCGTGGCGCGATGATGAGCACCGCGTTCATCGGCTTCGCGGTGGTTGAGGCCCTGGCCATCATCGCCATCGCGCTCGCCTTCGTCCTCTGA
- the prmC gene encoding peptide chain release factor N(5)-glutamine methyltransferase gives MSQLAHEVALALTGSGSPSPGPEARQLVAHVLGIDVSVLMTVDDVTDEQRARVEELVARRAAGEPLQHLTGVAYFRYEELAVGPGVFIPRPETEEMVGWALGQLAARPAGSRRVVELCAGSGAITAAISSELGGCDLHAVELSADAWPYLERNLAGRSVDLRLGDMADAFRDLDGTVDLVIANPPYIPTGHRAFLPTDVVEHDPELALFSGADGLDAIRTVAAVARRLLCAGGLVVTEHDESHAAGVRAVLASAGLSEAATHPDLAGRDRFTSAVIGWDA, from the coding sequence GTGAGCCAGCTGGCCCACGAGGTCGCCCTCGCCCTGACCGGCTCCGGGTCACCGAGTCCCGGTCCGGAGGCGCGCCAGCTCGTTGCCCACGTGCTCGGCATCGACGTTTCGGTCCTCATGACCGTGGACGACGTAACGGACGAGCAGCGCGCCCGCGTCGAGGAGCTGGTCGCGCGCCGGGCCGCCGGCGAGCCTCTGCAACACCTGACCGGGGTCGCGTACTTCCGCTACGAGGAGCTGGCCGTCGGGCCGGGCGTGTTCATTCCACGACCGGAGACCGAGGAGATGGTCGGCTGGGCTCTCGGACAGTTGGCCGCGCGGCCCGCCGGGTCGCGCCGCGTCGTCGAGCTCTGCGCCGGCTCCGGGGCGATCACCGCCGCCATCTCCTCCGAGCTGGGCGGCTGCGACCTGCACGCCGTCGAGCTCTCCGCCGACGCGTGGCCCTATCTCGAACGTAACCTCGCCGGCCGCAGTGTCGACCTGCGGCTGGGTGACATGGCCGACGCCTTCCGCGACCTGGACGGCACCGTCGACCTGGTGATCGCGAACCCTCCCTACATTCCTACCGGCCACCGGGCCTTCCTGCCGACCGATGTCGTCGAGCACGACCCGGAGCTCGCGCTGTTCTCGGGAGCCGACGGGCTCGACGCCATCCGCACGGTGGCGGCGGTGGCCCGCCGGCTCCTGTGCGCCGGCGGACTGGTCGTCACAGAGCACGACGAGTCCCATGCCGCCGGGGTACGCGCCGTCCTCGCGTCGGCCGGCCTTTCCGAGGCCGCGACGCATCCGGACCTCGCCGGGCGCGACCGGTTCACGAGCGCCGTAATAGGATGGGACGCGTGA
- a CDS encoding MraY family glycosyltransferase, whose translation MREYLLVLLVAAGTTYLLAGLCRSIALRTGAMAKVRSRDVHTQPIPYYGGVAMLGGLAMAFLLALQLPFLGRYAAVAHDATAVLLAGVIICFVGVLDDKYDMPWWVKLGGQGVSAGVAVLMGVRIYWIPLPDRIVSLDDTTSILLTLLIIAVCVNAVNFVDGLDGLAAGIVAIGSGAFFSYTYVLAYEQELVRATTASLITVATCGICLGFLFHNWHPAKMFMGDSGSMLIGLLMAMSAISYSGQLDPSALSPVGDVVPALLPILLPVAALALPLIDLVLAWVRRAWNGQSPFAADKLHLHHRLLARGHSHWGAVLLMYAWAAVFSVGLVAIALIHQSTVAWVVALAVVVAVGLTIMPVRTAPAAIGGREADVIDQPAHVGDDG comes from the coding sequence GTGCGCGAATACCTCCTGGTCCTCCTCGTGGCGGCCGGCACGACCTATCTGCTGGCCGGACTGTGCCGCAGCATCGCGTTGCGCACGGGGGCGATGGCGAAGGTCCGTAGCCGCGACGTCCACACGCAGCCGATCCCGTACTACGGGGGAGTGGCGATGCTCGGCGGCCTGGCGATGGCATTCCTGCTTGCGTTGCAGTTGCCGTTCCTGGGCCGCTACGCCGCGGTCGCTCACGACGCCACGGCGGTGCTGCTGGCCGGCGTCATCATCTGCTTCGTGGGCGTGCTCGACGACAAGTACGACATGCCGTGGTGGGTCAAGCTGGGCGGACAGGGCGTCTCCGCGGGTGTCGCGGTGCTGATGGGGGTCAGGATCTACTGGATCCCGCTGCCGGACCGCATCGTCTCGCTCGACGACACCACCTCCATCCTGCTGACCCTGCTCATCATCGCAGTGTGCGTCAACGCCGTGAACTTCGTGGACGGGCTCGACGGGCTCGCCGCCGGCATCGTCGCCATCGGTTCCGGCGCGTTCTTCAGCTATACATATGTGCTGGCCTACGAGCAGGAACTCGTGCGGGCGACCACCGCGAGCCTCATTACCGTCGCAACGTGCGGCATCTGCCTCGGCTTCCTCTTCCACAACTGGCACCCGGCCAAGATGTTCATGGGCGACTCCGGGTCCATGCTGATCGGGCTGCTCATGGCCATGAGCGCCATCTCGTACTCGGGCCAGCTGGACCCCAGTGCGCTCAGCCCGGTCGGCGACGTCGTCCCGGCCCTGCTGCCGATCCTGCTCCCCGTGGCGGCGCTGGCACTGCCGCTGATCGACCTCGTCCTCGCCTGGGTACGGCGCGCCTGGAACGGTCAGAGCCCGTTCGCCGCAGACAAGCTGCACCTCCACCACCGGCTGCTGGCGCGGGGCCACTCACACTGGGGGGCCGTCCTGCTGATGTACGCCTGGGCCGCAGTCTTCTCGGTCGGCCTCGTGGCGATCGCGCTCATCCATCAGTCCACCGTCGCCTGGGTGGTGGCGCTTGCGGTCGTCGTCGCCGTAGGGCTGACCATCATGCCAGTGCGCACCGCGCCCGCGGCCATCGGCGGGCGCGAGGCCGACGTCATCGACCAGCCAGCCCATGTCGGCGACGATGGCTGA
- a CDS encoding F0F1 ATP synthase subunit B — MSPNLGVLQEIDLGPLAPHHMSEVIVGIVLMLIIFVIMWKVVVPAFEKMYQERSDKIEGGMQRAARAEAKAEAALADYTEQLKAAREEAARIREDAKNQSATILAEARDKATRESQRILEAGRVQLEAERLHLVGELRGEVGTMATTLAGKIVGESLSDDERAQRTIDRFLADLESAGQAR, encoded by the coding sequence ATGTCCCCGAACCTTGGGGTGCTGCAGGAGATCGATCTCGGTCCTCTTGCGCCCCATCACATGTCGGAGGTGATCGTCGGCATCGTCTTGATGCTGATCATCTTCGTCATCATGTGGAAGGTCGTCGTTCCTGCCTTCGAGAAGATGTATCAGGAGCGCTCCGACAAGATCGAGGGCGGGATGCAGCGCGCGGCGCGGGCCGAGGCGAAGGCCGAGGCAGCGCTGGCCGACTACACCGAGCAGCTCAAGGCTGCCCGCGAGGAGGCCGCCCGCATCCGTGAGGACGCGAAGAACCAGTCCGCCACGATCCTCGCCGAGGCACGCGACAAGGCGACGAGGGAATCCCAGCGGATCCTCGAGGCAGGCCGGGTCCAGCTCGAGGCCGAGCGTCTCCACCTGGTGGGGGAGCTCCGCGGCGAGGTGGGCACCATGGCCACCACACTGGCCGGCAAGATCGTCGGCGAGTCGCTCAGCGACGACGAGCGCGCCCAGCGCACCATTGACCGGTTCCTCGCTGATCTCGAGTCGGCAGGTCAGGCCCGATGA